The following coding sequences are from one Streptomyces angustmyceticus window:
- a CDS encoding SDR family oxidoreductase, which translates to MTATAKIALITGATKGIGHQAARQLGAQGAVVLLGARDPARGEAAAKALRAEGADAHAVPLDVTDAAGVAAAARHIDERYGRLDILVNNAGINVEWPAGAPSTLTRDALWATLETNVFGLVEVTNALLPLLRRSPAGRIVNVSSEMGLPAWLDGSEMPAMTAYSVSKAAVNMLTVLYANELRGTAVKVNACSPGFVATDINRGVGERTAAEGAEIEVRLATLGDDGPTGRFLNDAGTVAW; encoded by the coding sequence ATGACTGCCACCGCGAAGATCGCACTGATCACCGGCGCCACCAAGGGCATCGGCCACCAGGCCGCCCGGCAACTGGGCGCCCAGGGCGCCGTCGTCCTGCTGGGCGCCCGCGACCCGGCCCGCGGCGAGGCCGCCGCGAAGGCGCTGCGCGCGGAGGGCGCGGACGCGCACGCGGTGCCCCTCGACGTCACCGACGCCGCCGGGGTCGCCGCCGCCGCACGGCACATCGACGAGCGGTACGGGCGGCTCGACATCCTCGTCAACAACGCCGGGATCAACGTCGAATGGCCGGCCGGCGCGCCGAGCACGCTCACCCGCGACGCCCTGTGGGCGACCCTGGAGACGAATGTGTTCGGCCTGGTCGAGGTCACCAACGCGCTGCTGCCGCTGCTGCGGCGCTCCCCGGCAGGACGGATCGTCAACGTCTCCAGCGAGATGGGCCTGCCCGCCTGGCTGGACGGATCCGAGATGCCCGCGATGACCGCGTACAGCGTGTCCAAGGCGGCGGTGAACATGCTGACCGTGCTCTACGCCAACGAACTGCGGGGCACCGCCGTCAAGGTCAACGCCTGCTCGCCCGGTTTCGTCGCCACGGACATCAACCGGGGCGTCGGCGAGCGGACGGCCGCCGAGGGCGCCGAGATCGAGGTCCGCCTCGCGACCCTCGGCGACGACGGGCCGACCGGCCGGTTCCTCAACGACGCCGGCACCGTGGCGTGGTGA
- a CDS encoding winged helix DNA-binding domain-containing protein, with product MSDTTHDAVRLRWPAVSARRLERSALAAPAPELDPAGIVGALCGAHAQVLSAAELSIGMRGEGITRSVVRKTLWDEAGLIKMYGPRGTVHLLPAADLPMWVGALSALPPSPSPFTKDVRMTDEQTEEVVAAVGAALRDAELTIDELSEAVVAATGPWAGDLVMPAFQGMWPRWRQAITLASHRGQLCFGPNRGRKVTYTHPQHLTGGRATDGTAALAGLVERYLHAYGPATPQHFARWLNVSPRWAGELFDSLGGALQRVDLEGTAAWVNAGDTATPEEPPRGVRLLPYFDAYVVACQPRERLYPGAMAQRALTPSGQAGNYPVLLIDGVVGGVWHQRRSGRRLTVTVEPGTPLTAAQRAELDAQVERLECVLEGTAELTIGTVGVGPHA from the coding sequence ATGAGCGACACCACGCACGACGCCGTGCGGCTGCGGTGGCCGGCGGTCTCCGCCCGGCGGCTGGAGCGCAGCGCCCTCGCCGCGCCGGCCCCCGAGCTGGACCCCGCCGGGATCGTCGGCGCGCTGTGCGGGGCGCACGCCCAGGTGCTGAGCGCCGCCGAACTGTCCATCGGCATGCGGGGCGAGGGCATCACCCGCAGCGTGGTGCGCAAGACCCTGTGGGACGAGGCCGGGCTGATCAAGATGTACGGGCCGCGGGGCACCGTCCATCTGCTGCCCGCGGCCGACCTGCCGATGTGGGTGGGCGCGCTGAGCGCGCTGCCGCCCTCGCCGAGCCCGTTCACCAAGGACGTCCGGATGACGGACGAGCAGACGGAGGAGGTCGTCGCGGCCGTCGGCGCGGCCCTGCGGGACGCCGAACTGACCATCGACGAGCTGAGCGAGGCCGTCGTCGCCGCCACCGGCCCCTGGGCCGGGGACCTGGTCATGCCGGCCTTCCAGGGCATGTGGCCGCGCTGGCGGCAGGCCATCACCCTGGCCTCGCACCGCGGGCAGCTGTGCTTCGGGCCGAACCGCGGCCGCAAGGTGACGTACACCCACCCGCAGCACCTGACCGGGGGCCGCGCCACGGACGGCACGGCGGCGCTGGCCGGGCTCGTGGAGCGGTATCTGCACGCCTACGGCCCCGCCACCCCGCAGCACTTCGCACGGTGGCTCAATGTCTCCCCGCGCTGGGCCGGCGAGCTGTTCGACTCCCTGGGCGGCGCACTCCAGCGCGTCGACCTGGAGGGCACGGCGGCCTGGGTGAACGCGGGCGACACGGCAACGCCGGAGGAACCGCCGCGCGGGGTGCGGCTGTTGCCGTACTTCGACGCCTATGTGGTGGCCTGCCAGCCCCGCGAGCGGCTCTACCCCGGGGCCATGGCCCAGCGGGCGCTGACGCCCAGCGGCCAGGCCGGCAACTACCCGGTCCTGCTGATCGACGGCGTGGTCGGCGGGGTCTGGCACCAGCGGCGGTCCGGCCGCCGGCTGACCGTCACCGTCGAACCGGGCACACCCCTGACGGCCGCGCAGCGCGCGGAACTCGACGCGCAGGTGGAGCGGCTGGAGTGCGTCCTGGAGGGGACCGCGGAGCTGACGATCGGGACGGTGGGCGTCGGCCCCCACGCGTAA
- a CDS encoding MFS transporter: MSSARETAAEPVADARRWMALAVLLTATLLDLLDATIINIAIPSIQRDIHASYTAVQWIAAGYTLAFAIGLVTGGRLGDIFGRKKVFLLAMAGFTLASALSGLATGPDMLIISRVLQGGMAAMMVPQVLSIIHVTFAPEESGKVFGMFGAVCGIGAVSGPVLGALLTEWNLFGLEWRPIFLVNLPIGIAGLILGHRFVRESKAPSAPRLDLAGVTLVTLALFMLLFPLTRGRDLGWPAWCPASMAGSVVVFALFVLHQRAKVRQDASPLLELSLFRIRSFAAGIVVQLAFGTSFGLFSLTGALYMQVGLGWTPLRAALTSLLFGATMAGVAMVAVPKLVPRFGRKVLQAGALLMIVGLGLYGWIAHQQGTGVTPAQIALPLVVGGCGLGMIMAPLTSAVLSEVPGQHAGSASGLINTINQVGLSLGLGLTSVAFFTVVDDAGTPAPTGGTAFITAFTHSLWWVIGGMALAFLLMFALPKAAGAQFAPPAEEDAGAPAADAGTSSSDGAPAARAEATPAANAPTPTAG; this comes from the coding sequence ATGAGCTCCGCCCGCGAAACAGCGGCAGAACCGGTCGCGGATGCCCGGCGCTGGATGGCACTGGCCGTATTGCTGACCGCGACCCTGCTGGACCTGCTCGACGCGACGATCATCAACATCGCGATTCCGAGCATCCAGCGGGACATCCATGCTTCCTACACGGCCGTGCAGTGGATCGCGGCAGGCTATACGCTCGCGTTCGCCATCGGCCTGGTCACCGGTGGCCGGCTCGGCGACATCTTCGGACGCAAGAAGGTCTTCCTGCTCGCCATGGCCGGCTTCACCCTCGCGTCCGCGCTGTCGGGCCTGGCGACCGGGCCGGACATGCTGATCATCTCCCGTGTGCTGCAGGGCGGGATGGCCGCGATGATGGTGCCGCAGGTGCTGTCGATCATCCATGTCACCTTCGCCCCGGAGGAGAGCGGCAAGGTCTTCGGCATGTTCGGCGCCGTCTGCGGCATCGGGGCGGTCTCCGGTCCGGTCCTCGGCGCCCTGCTGACCGAGTGGAACCTCTTCGGCCTCGAATGGCGCCCGATCTTCCTGGTCAACCTGCCGATCGGGATCGCCGGTCTGATCCTCGGACACCGCTTCGTGCGCGAGTCCAAGGCGCCCAGCGCACCGCGCCTGGACCTGGCCGGCGTCACCCTCGTCACGCTGGCCCTGTTCATGCTGCTCTTCCCGCTCACCCGCGGCCGTGACCTGGGCTGGCCGGCCTGGTGCCCGGCTTCCATGGCCGGCAGCGTCGTGGTGTTCGCGCTGTTCGTCCTGCACCAGCGCGCCAAGGTGCGGCAGGACGCCTCCCCGCTGCTGGAGCTGTCGCTGTTCCGCATCCGGAGCTTCGCGGCCGGGATCGTCGTGCAGCTGGCCTTCGGCACCTCCTTCGGCCTGTTCTCCCTCACCGGCGCGCTGTACATGCAGGTCGGCCTGGGCTGGACACCGTTGCGGGCCGCGCTGACGAGCCTGTTGTTCGGCGCGACCATGGCCGGTGTCGCCATGGTCGCCGTGCCGAAGCTGGTCCCGCGCTTCGGCCGGAAGGTGCTCCAGGCCGGGGCGCTGCTGATGATCGTCGGGCTGGGCCTCTACGGTTGGATCGCCCACCAGCAGGGCACCGGGGTCACTCCGGCGCAGATCGCGCTCCCGCTGGTCGTGGGCGGCTGCGGCCTCGGCATGATCATGGCGCCGCTGACCAGCGCGGTGCTGTCCGAAGTACCCGGTCAGCACGCCGGTTCGGCGTCGGGCCTGATCAACACGATCAACCAGGTGGGCCTGTCCCTGGGCCTGGGGCTGACGTCGGTGGCCTTCTTCACCGTCGTGGACGACGCGGGAACGCCGGCGCCGACCGGCGGTACGGCCTTCATCACGGCGTTCACCCACTCCCTGTGGTGGGTGATCGGCGGCATGGCGCTGGCCTTCCTGCTGATGTTCGCCCTGCCGAAGGCCGCCGGCGCGCAGTTCGCGCCGCCCGCCGAGGAGGACGCCGGCGCCCCGGCCGCCGACGCCGGCACCTCGTCGTCCGACGGCGCCCCGGCGGCGCGTGCCGAGGCCACGCCGGCCGCGAACGCGCCGACACCCACCGCCGGCTGA
- a CDS encoding winged helix DNA-binding domain-containing protein yields MPPLSPLSPRTLNRTYLERQLLLDRSARTPLDAVRHLMGLQGQEPDAPYTGLWARLADFRHDALTALLHDRRVVRAKLQRNTQHLVDAEDFRTLHPLLAPVLGKARQGAFGRAVQGLDPDDLVRAGRELLSGEGLTRPQLGRALAARFPGRDSLALAYVVQSLVAHVHPPPSGVWGRRGATGVVLAEEWLGGPMARRPRVDEVILRYLAAYGPATVRDVQAWCGLTRLREVVDGMRSRLRVYHDATGRELFDVPGAALADPDRPAPVRFLPRFDNLILSHADRTRVIGDEDRKRVIVGSEVSPVFLVDGWVRGIWSWRDGTVEVTPFRPLGPQEAAAVREEAGLLSGFLRGPDGTGATGRPAAGEVVIG; encoded by the coding sequence ATGCCCCCGCTCTCCCCGCTCTCCCCACGCACCCTCAACCGCACGTACCTGGAACGGCAGTTGCTGCTGGACCGGTCCGCCCGCACCCCGCTCGACGCCGTCCGGCATCTGATGGGCCTGCAGGGCCAGGAGCCCGACGCGCCCTATACGGGCCTGTGGGCACGGCTCGCGGACTTCCGGCACGACGCGCTGACCGCGCTGCTGCACGACCGCCGCGTGGTCCGCGCCAAGCTCCAGCGCAACACCCAGCACCTGGTGGACGCCGAGGACTTCCGCACGCTGCACCCGCTGCTGGCCCCGGTGCTCGGCAAGGCCCGCCAGGGCGCGTTCGGGCGGGCCGTCCAGGGGCTGGACCCGGACGATCTGGTGCGGGCGGGGCGGGAGCTGCTGAGCGGCGAGGGGCTCACCCGCCCGCAGCTGGGCCGGGCGCTGGCGGCCCGGTTCCCCGGGCGGGACAGCCTCGCCCTGGCCTACGTCGTGCAGTCCCTGGTGGCGCATGTGCACCCGCCGCCCAGCGGCGTCTGGGGCCGGCGCGGCGCCACCGGGGTGGTCCTCGCGGAGGAGTGGCTCGGCGGCCCGATGGCGCGGCGGCCCCGCGTCGACGAGGTGATCCTGCGCTACCTCGCGGCCTACGGGCCGGCCACGGTGCGGGACGTCCAGGCGTGGTGCGGTCTGACCAGGCTGCGGGAGGTGGTCGACGGCATGCGGTCGCGGCTGCGGGTGTACCACGACGCCACGGGCCGGGAGCTGTTCGATGTGCCCGGCGCCGCTCTCGCCGACCCGGACCGGCCCGCGCCGGTGCGCTTCCTGCCGCGCTTCGACAACCTGATCCTCAGCCATGCGGACCGGACCCGGGTGATCGGCGACGAGGACCGCAAGCGGGTGATCGTCGGCAGCGAGGTCAGCCCGGTGTTCCTGGTCGACGGCTGGGTGCGCGGCATCTGGTCCTGGCGGGACGGCACCGTGGAGGTCACCCCGTTCCGGCCGCTGGGCCCGCAGGAGGCGGCCGCGGTACGGGAGGAGGCCGGGCTGCTGTCCGGCTTTCTGCGGGGGCCCGACGGCACGGGCGCGACGGGGCGGCCCGCGGCGGGCGAGGTCGTGATCGGGTAG
- a CDS encoding dTDP-4-dehydrorhamnose 3,5-epimerase family protein yields MRTRELAVSGAFEFTPDVHADQRGVFVSPLQEDAFLAAVGRPFPVAQTNHSRSARGVLRGVHFTTAPPGQAKYVHCARGRALDVVVDLRLGSPTFGAWDTVDMDEGTCRAAYYPEGVGHAFLALADDTVMSYLVSTGYRAERELAVSPLDKDLALPWPVGVDFVLSDRDRLAPGLAEATARGLLPRYADCARA; encoded by the coding sequence GTGCGCACCCGAGAGCTCGCCGTGTCCGGCGCCTTCGAGTTCACCCCGGACGTCCACGCCGACCAGCGGGGGGTGTTCGTCTCGCCGCTGCAGGAGGACGCGTTCCTCGCCGCCGTCGGCCGCCCCTTCCCGGTGGCACAGACCAACCACAGCAGGTCCGCCCGCGGGGTGCTGCGCGGGGTGCACTTCACCACCGCGCCGCCCGGCCAGGCCAAGTACGTCCACTGCGCCCGCGGCAGGGCCCTGGACGTGGTGGTCGATCTGCGGCTGGGGTCCCCGACGTTCGGCGCCTGGGACACCGTGGACATGGACGAGGGGACCTGCCGGGCCGCCTACTACCCCGAAGGGGTCGGGCACGCCTTCCTCGCCCTGGCGGACGACACCGTGATGTCGTACCTGGTGTCCACCGGCTACCGGGCGGAACGGGAGCTGGCCGTCAGCCCGTTGGACAAGGACCTGGCCCTGCCGTGGCCGGTCGGAGTCGACTTCGTCCTCTCCGACCGGGACCGCCTCGCCCCCGGCCTGGCAGAGGCCACCGCCCGGGGGCTGCTGCCCCGCTACGCGGACTGCGCACGGGCCTGA
- a CDS encoding class I SAM-dependent methyltransferase, which yields MVIDACRICDNRTLLPVLDLGPSALTGVFPATPDQHVPTVPLELVLCSPDGCGLLQLRHTADLGLMYGEHYGYRSGIRPFMIEHLRGKVAEITARVAPGPGDLVLDIGSNDGTLLGCYPRNGLTPVGIDPSGEKFRASYPPHAELVTDFFSREVFTERFGTRRAKAVTSIAMFYDLPRPLDFMRDVAAVLDDDGVWVMEQSYMPAMLQATAYDVVCHEHLEYYALRQIEWMAERAGLEVIDARLTDVYGGSLSLTLAKQGSRHAADHAALARVRAHERQSGLDTPAPYEAFARRAVDSRDHLVEFLADSRKAGKLTVGYGASTKGNVILQYCGLGPDDLPCIGEPNEEKAGCFTPGTGIPIVSEADAKALAPDQLLVLPWIYRDGFVEREAPYLAHGGKLVFPLPEITVL from the coding sequence ATGGTCATCGATGCCTGCCGCATCTGCGACAACCGCACGCTGTTGCCCGTGCTCGACCTGGGCCCCTCCGCCCTCACGGGCGTCTTCCCCGCGACGCCGGACCAGCACGTCCCCACCGTCCCGCTGGAGCTGGTGCTCTGCTCGCCGGACGGCTGCGGTCTGCTGCAACTGCGGCACACCGCCGACCTGGGGCTGATGTACGGCGAGCACTACGGATACCGCTCGGGCATCCGGCCGTTCATGATCGAGCACCTGCGCGGCAAGGTCGCGGAGATCACCGCACGGGTCGCGCCCGGCCCCGGCGACCTGGTGCTGGACATCGGCAGCAACGACGGCACCCTGCTCGGCTGCTACCCCCGCAACGGCCTGACGCCGGTCGGCATCGACCCCTCGGGCGAGAAGTTCCGCGCCTCCTACCCGCCGCACGCGGAACTGGTCACCGACTTCTTCTCCCGGGAGGTCTTCACCGAGCGGTTCGGCACCCGGCGCGCCAAGGCGGTCACCTCCATCGCCATGTTCTACGACCTGCCGCGCCCGCTCGACTTCATGCGCGACGTCGCCGCCGTCCTCGACGACGACGGCGTATGGGTCATGGAGCAGAGCTATATGCCGGCCATGCTGCAGGCCACCGCCTACGACGTGGTCTGCCACGAGCACCTGGAGTACTACGCGCTGCGGCAGATCGAGTGGATGGCCGAGCGCGCGGGGCTGGAGGTCATCGACGCCCGGCTCACCGACGTCTACGGCGGCAGCCTCTCGCTGACCCTGGCCAAGCAGGGCAGCCGGCACGCCGCCGACCACGCCGCCCTCGCCCGCGTCCGCGCCCACGAGCGGCAGTCGGGCCTCGACACCCCGGCCCCCTACGAGGCGTTCGCCCGGCGGGCCGTGGACTCCCGCGACCACCTGGTGGAGTTCCTCGCCGACTCCCGCAAGGCCGGGAAGCTGACCGTCGGGTACGGCGCCTCCACCAAGGGCAACGTCATCCTCCAGTACTGCGGCCTGGGCCCGGACGACCTGCCGTGCATCGGCGAACCCAACGAGGAGAAGGCCGGCTGCTTCACCCCCGGCACCGGCATCCCGATCGTCTCCGAGGCCGACGCCAAGGCCCTCGCGCCGGACCAGCTGCTGGTCCTGCCCTGGATCTACCGTGACGGCTTCGTCGAACGCGAGGCCCCCTACCTCGCCCACGGCGGAAAGCTGGTCTTCCCGCTCCCGGAAATCACGGTCCTGTGA
- a CDS encoding methyltransferase: MTDTASERDPSTGWAGPTADAPPEAALMHLLMGGFVTQAIGVAARFGVADALAHGPRHVDDIAAEAGAHAPSLYRLLRALGDFGVFTELAGRRFANTPAGALLRTDSTPSLRGLATHFGSGFHRAAWSGLYDSVRTGEAAFARVHGAPQFDYYRSHPEEAAVFDAAMTSVASAIYATLESYDFGRFATVVDVGGGNGAYLSGILASHPELRGVLFDLPDVVERSAPVLAKAGVADRCEVRGGSFFDEVPPGADAYVLTAVIHDWDDESSVRILRNCRAAMPAHATLLLGEPVLPDGPEPSVGKLLDLETLIGTTGRQRTEAEFRELLDRAGLRLTRVIHSSGPDSLVEAVPR, encoded by the coding sequence ATGACCGACACGGCGAGTGAGCGGGACCCGTCGACGGGGTGGGCCGGGCCGACGGCCGACGCACCGCCGGAGGCGGCACTCATGCACCTCCTGATGGGGGGCTTCGTCACCCAGGCCATCGGCGTGGCGGCCCGCTTCGGCGTCGCCGACGCCCTCGCCCACGGGCCCCGGCACGTGGACGACATCGCCGCCGAGGCCGGCGCGCACGCGCCCTCGCTGTACCGGCTGCTGCGCGCCCTGGGCGACTTCGGGGTGTTCACCGAACTGGCCGGCCGGCGCTTCGCGAACACCCCGGCGGGCGCGCTGCTGCGCACCGACAGCACCCCCTCGCTGCGCGGCCTGGCGACGCACTTCGGATCGGGCTTCCACCGGGCCGCCTGGAGCGGCCTGTACGACAGCGTCCGCACCGGCGAGGCGGCCTTCGCACGGGTCCACGGGGCGCCGCAGTTCGACTACTACCGCAGCCACCCCGAAGAGGCCGCGGTCTTCGACGCGGCGATGACGTCGGTGGCCTCCGCGATCTACGCGACGCTGGAGTCCTACGACTTCGGGCGGTTCGCCACCGTCGTCGACGTGGGCGGCGGCAACGGCGCCTACCTGTCCGGCATCCTCGCCTCCCACCCGGAGCTGCGCGGTGTCCTCTTCGACCTCCCCGACGTCGTCGAGCGCTCCGCCCCGGTCCTGGCCAAGGCGGGCGTCGCCGACCGCTGCGAGGTGCGGGGCGGCTCCTTCTTCGACGAGGTGCCGCCGGGCGCCGACGCCTATGTGCTGACGGCCGTCATCCACGACTGGGACGACGAGTCCTCGGTGCGCATCCTGCGCAACTGCCGCGCCGCCATGCCCGCGCACGCCACCCTGCTCCTGGGCGAACCGGTGCTGCCGGACGGCCCGGAGCCCTCCGTCGGCAAGCTCCTGGACCTGGAGACCCTGATCGGCACGACGGGCCGGCAGCGCACCGAAGCGGAGTTCCGCGAGCTGCTGGACCGCGCGGGGCTGCGCCTCACCCGCGTCATTCACAGCTCGGGACCGGACAGCCTCGTCGAGGCCGTGCCCCGCTGA
- a CDS encoding methyltransferase, with protein sequence MGSDSAQDGSLRLLEISESFIYARALHLAAELRIADLLADGPRPTAELAEASGTRPEALHRLLRALAGRGVFTEVARGRFGLTPVGACLRSDHPRSVRATVAQAGRLTATTFQHAEEVLRTGEGAFTTAFGQPVWEYLQEHPDEGADFDTAMHEHSRIERDAIVAAYDFSRAARLVDIGGGDGTLLATVLQAHPETAGVLFDLPHVVERNRIGDAGLTGRCEIVGGDLFGELPAGGDLYMMKSVLHGWTDREVVGILTGCRRAMKPDGTLLLIERVIPAGDTPHSSKAFDLAMLVMAGGQERTEEEYTALLTEAGFRVERVIGTDSSLSIVEAVPTGAAL encoded by the coding sequence ATGGGCAGCGACAGCGCACAGGACGGCAGTCTGCGACTGCTGGAAATCAGTGAGAGCTTCATCTACGCACGGGCGCTGCATCTGGCGGCGGAGCTGCGGATCGCCGATCTGCTGGCGGACGGCCCGCGCCCGACGGCGGAGCTCGCCGAGGCCAGCGGCACCCGGCCGGAGGCCCTCCACCGCCTGCTGCGGGCGCTGGCCGGCCGCGGAGTGTTCACCGAGGTGGCGCGCGGCCGCTTCGGCCTCACCCCGGTCGGCGCGTGCCTGCGCTCCGACCACCCGCGGTCCGTCCGGGCGACCGTGGCGCAGGCCGGCCGGCTGACCGCGACGACGTTCCAGCACGCCGAGGAGGTGCTGCGCACCGGCGAAGGGGCCTTCACCACCGCCTTCGGGCAGCCCGTCTGGGAGTACCTGCAGGAACACCCCGACGAGGGCGCGGACTTCGACACCGCGATGCACGAGCACAGCCGGATCGAGCGCGACGCGATCGTGGCCGCCTACGACTTCTCCCGGGCCGCCCGGCTCGTGGACATCGGCGGCGGCGACGGCACCCTGCTGGCCACGGTCCTTCAGGCCCACCCGGAGACCGCCGGGGTGCTGTTCGACCTCCCGCACGTCGTCGAGCGCAACCGGATCGGCGACGCCGGGCTCACCGGCCGCTGCGAGATCGTCGGCGGCGACCTCTTCGGCGAACTCCCGGCCGGCGGCGATCTGTACATGATGAAGTCGGTGCTGCACGGCTGGACCGACCGGGAGGTCGTCGGCATCCTCACCGGCTGCCGGCGGGCGATGAAGCCGGACGGCACGCTGCTCCTGATCGAGCGGGTGATCCCCGCCGGGGACACCCCGCACTCCAGCAAGGCGTTCGACCTGGCGATGCTCGTCATGGCCGGCGGCCAGGAGCGGACCGAGGAGGAGTACACGGCGCTGCTCACCGAGGCCGGGTTCCGGGTGGAGCGGGTCATCGGCACGGACTCGTCCCTGAGCATCGTGGAGGCGGTGCCCACGGGCGCCGCGCTCTGA
- a CDS encoding NAD-dependent epimerase/dehydratase family protein, producing the protein MTTTDLPRRVAVLGATGCVGRHLCAAFAARGTDVVAIARRPAPHPPRHPFLPLDLARCTGAGLAAVLADEDVDTVVNATLGWGSTPEEMAYANVRPVERLLAALPRLPRPVRLVHLGTIHEYGPVPAGTSLDEDVAPRPASLYAQAKLTASRLVLAAVRGGEVQGSVLRLTNTLGPHPAKESFFGALAARLRQADPAEGLDVTVAAARRDFVDVRDAADAVLAAAAASTAEPLVNIGRGTAVDIHALVRTLVTVSGLPPDAVRVRRDDVRSRSAGADWIQVDRSRAERSLGWRPRRDLATSLRDMWDTVGGPPPA; encoded by the coding sequence ATGACCACGACAGACCTGCCCCGCCGGGTCGCGGTCCTGGGCGCCACCGGCTGTGTGGGCCGCCACCTGTGCGCGGCCTTCGCGGCCCGGGGCACGGACGTCGTCGCGATCGCCCGCCGGCCCGCCCCGCACCCGCCCCGCCATCCGTTCCTGCCGCTCGACCTGGCCCGGTGCACGGGCGCCGGGCTGGCCGCGGTCCTGGCGGACGAGGACGTGGACACGGTCGTCAACGCCACCCTCGGCTGGGGCAGTACACCCGAGGAGATGGCGTACGCCAACGTCCGCCCCGTGGAACGCCTGCTGGCCGCGCTGCCCCGGCTCCCCAGGCCGGTGCGGCTCGTGCACCTGGGCACCATCCACGAGTACGGCCCGGTCCCGGCCGGCACCTCCCTCGACGAGGACGTCGCACCGCGCCCCGCCTCCCTCTACGCCCAGGCCAAGCTGACCGCGTCGCGCCTGGTGCTGGCGGCCGTCCGCGGCGGGGAGGTCCAGGGCTCGGTGCTGCGGCTGACCAACACCCTCGGGCCGCACCCGGCCAAGGAGAGCTTCTTCGGGGCCCTGGCGGCACGGCTGCGGCAGGCCGACCCGGCCGAAGGGCTCGACGTCACGGTGGCCGCGGCCCGGCGCGACTTCGTCGATGTCCGGGACGCGGCCGACGCGGTGCTCGCCGCGGCGGCGGCGTCCACCGCCGAACCGCTGGTCAACATCGGCCGGGGCACCGCGGTGGACATCCACGCCCTGGTCCGCACCCTGGTCACGGTCAGCGGCCTGCCCCCGGACGCCGTCCGGGTCCGCCGGGACGACGTGCGCAGCCGCAGCGCCGGCGCCGACTGGATCCAGGTGGACCGCTCCCGCGCCGAGCGGTCGCTGGGCTGGCGCCCGCGCCGCGACCTGGCCACCTCGCTCCGCGACATGTGGGACACCGTGGGCGGTCCGCCGCCCGCCTGA
- a CDS encoding cytochrome P450 family protein — MSAEHIVDLAALGEEFTRDPHPVYAELRARGPVHRVRLPEGFEAWLVVGYEAARAALADPRLSNDWRRAAGAGAGDPAAAPHMLISDPPRHTRLRRLVVKEFTPRRIEALGPRVREITDELIDAVLSRPDGRADLVEDFAFPLPAAVICELLGVPYADRADFHAWSTEVTKRSGGPRAEAAMGELVGYLTRLLADKGRRPGDDLLSALLRTSEDGDRLSFDELLGMAVLLLIAGHETTAGLLSNGMLALLRHPDQLAALRADFGLLDGAVEEMLRHSGPTGTSLHRFTTAPVDLAGTCIPGGGELVLIGNTPANHDPVRFPDPGRFDIRRDPHGHLAFGHGIHYCFGAPLARLEARTAIRALLERCPDLALDAAPGELVWHHSAMMRGLPHVPVRVRPAPGTPAAQVHHASSAR; from the coding sequence GTGAGTGCAGAGCACATCGTCGACCTGGCGGCCCTGGGGGAGGAGTTCACCCGGGACCCGCACCCGGTGTACGCGGAGCTGCGGGCGCGGGGGCCGGTGCACCGGGTACGGCTCCCGGAGGGGTTCGAAGCCTGGCTGGTCGTCGGGTACGAAGCCGCCCGCGCCGCGCTGGCCGACCCGCGGCTCTCCAACGACTGGCGCCGGGCCGCGGGCGCCGGGGCGGGCGATCCCGCGGCCGCGCCGCACATGCTGATCTCCGATCCGCCCCGGCACACCCGGCTGCGCAGGCTGGTGGTCAAGGAGTTCACCCCGCGCCGCATCGAGGCCCTGGGGCCGCGGGTACGGGAGATCACCGACGAGCTGATCGACGCCGTGCTGAGCCGGCCCGACGGCCGGGCCGACCTCGTGGAGGACTTCGCCTTCCCGCTGCCCGCCGCCGTCATCTGCGAACTCCTCGGGGTGCCCTACGCCGACCGGGCGGACTTCCACGCCTGGTCCACCGAGGTCACCAAGCGCTCCGGCGGACCGCGGGCCGAAGCGGCGATGGGGGAGCTGGTCGGCTATCTGACGCGGCTGCTGGCGGACAAGGGCCGGCGGCCCGGTGACGATCTGCTGAGCGCGCTGCTGCGCACGAGCGAGGACGGCGACCGGCTGTCCTTCGACGAACTGCTCGGCATGGCCGTCCTGTTGCTCATCGCCGGCCACGAGACCACCGCCGGGCTGCTCTCCAACGGCATGCTCGCGCTGCTCCGCCACCCCGACCAACTGGCCGCACTGCGGGCAGACTTCGGGCTCCTCGACGGTGCGGTGGAGGAGATGCTGCGGCACAGCGGACCGACCGGGACCTCGCTGCACCGGTTCACCACCGCCCCCGTCGACCTCGCGGGCACCTGCATCCCGGGCGGCGGGGAACTCGTCCTCATCGGCAACACCCCCGCCAACCACGACCCCGTCCGCTTCCCCGACCCCGGCCGCTTCGACATCCGCCGCGACCCCCACGGCCATCTCGCCTTCGGACACGGCATCCACTACTGCTTCGGCGCCCCGCTGGCCCGGCTGGAGGCGCGGACCGCGATCCGGGCCCTGCTGGAGCGCTGCCCGGACCTCGCGCTGGACGCCGCGCCCGGCGAACTCGTCTGGCACCACAGCGCCATGATGCGGGGCCTGCCGCACGTCCCGGTCCGGGTGCGCCCCGCCCCCGGCACCCCGGCCGCGCAGGTGCACCACGCCTCAAGTGCTCGTTGA